Sequence from the Lasioglossum baleicum chromosome 9, iyLasBale1, whole genome shotgun sequence genome:
GGAAATGTTCGTGCAACACCTTCAACAGAGAAAGTTTGGCTTTTAATGCAGATAATACAGATTAATACCGACTCGCTTAAATTAACGGAGTGCAAAGTGTCAACCTTTAAAATCGGTTTAACGGAGTCCCAAGTAGCACCACGCATGTCCACGATAACTGTGAAACGTAAACCCCTAGCCTCGTCGCTGGGCACAGTCAACAGATACTGTAGCAGGCGACGATAGTCCTCTGGTTTTGCACGCTCTCGTCTGGGAGTAGTAGGAAAGACAAGTACCGGTCCTCCCCTACGGTCTCGGCCACCCGGTAATATGGCCAGACGCTCTTGCAGCAAAGGCAAAACCTCCGCTGCTCTGGTTCCATCCATGTCCTCTGTTTTTGTCGATCGAGCCGTAGCTAATGAAACGTGTTGTACAGTTATCATTAAGGGACAGTCTTCTGGTTTTCAGACAGCTAAGTTTAGAGATATTTTGCCTGAAAAGATCCGCTAATCTCTGTGCACGATTTATGGAATTTTTTATTCAACAATCTCTGTGATTATTTACTCACGCGTACGACCGACCTTCAGTATATTCTCCGACGCATAATTCTTCTATCGCATCGTTCGAAAAGGGTATAAAATCAGCGCATAGAACGAACTCTGACAAAACTGTATCGACACGTTCGAGGAACCGTACGTCAAATCGACGGTTTACCGATGTTCCGAACAGCTTTCGGACAAAATTCGTCGAATCGTTAGAATTCCACAAAACAGAACGGTACACATAGACTTGGAATAAAGCCTATCGTTGCATCCATTGTAGTCGTGATCGCGCTACTCGAACCACACAACCGTTACCACTGTCACAGGATCGTTGCAAATGcagatattattttttatgccCCTTTCGGTAAACGATTCAGCGTGAGGACAACGCGACGGACAAAAAGTTTGGCTGGCTTTGTTCCGCGCATCGAAAACAAATTGGTCTTTTCTGGCCTTTTTTTTTCGCGGTGCACGACGTATTCTCTCTTTGAATAGACGTCCGTTGTTAAACCACGAATCACGAGTCGAAGAGCACggggttgaaattgaaatgaagATCGTCTCGCTTACCCGTTAAAGATCAACTCGAAGAAACTTCGGACGTCCCGATTTTCTTCTCTGCAGCATACACACATTCGTTCTGCTAGACGAACTACGGCTCATATCCTTTGTTCCCGAACGTGAAAACTTTTGCAGTCGCGATCAGTGCGAAACCGCAAAACTGCTATCTGCCAATGGCAGTCTGCCATGTTCGCACGGATTCGTTCGAGCAGGAACTTTTCAACGACCTCTTCGTTCGAACATCAACGTAGAAAATACACACGCCGATGCGAGTTGATGTCGTGTGGTGGCAgcacaaaattttttaattctcccAGACGAAAATTTGTTGAAGCCTACAGACAAATTCGTTAAACAAATGTCTACTCGACACGGTGGAAATCGTTCCTGCTACATTTCACGATTAGACCTTGAACGTATATAGACGTCTCGAAAGACGCTCCGGATAATTAAGAAACGGTCCTCTCAAATTGTAAAGTATCATGCCGTTGCcaatttattctacatatatatacaGCATATACTACGTGCATAAATACTTGGATTAATATCTCTGCGAGGTTGATCGTacgataaattatattattacattTGCCTCGTTAGATCGTTGTCCGTTACATTCTACATATAAGCTCTCTAATCATCTTCTTTCGTTTCACGTTTACGATTCATCGATGTGATTCGAAGCTACGAGACGGTTCAAACGATACGTGTTACATATACGTGCTTAtgtgcatatgtatatatatgcacCTACATATACATCCATAATGTTCGATTAGTATCCATAAGAGAGGTTTATGAATGAccgttatttatagaaattattacgaatccGTTTACTCGGTTTACTACGCAAACAATCGATAATGATAAATTCTTTACAACTTGAATGAAATGTCTATCATATCATATCAGTCGTCTGCATGTAGGGATTACATACATATTTACTTACCGTATATACGtacatgtatgaaattgatAAAACACATGTATAAATACGTGTATGTACAGTATTTTCCTCCGTGACGTCTCGCCCTTCAGGTGACGCAACGTGACCTTAAAGAGGAAGGAGATAAGAATCTCTTTGCTTTGATTGGCTGGTGATCCGCCATTGCGACAGTGATGTCGTCTATTTTATAGGGATGTGATCAAGTACctaacaggttcgaactttgattgaattcgaataaATACTTCGAAAAATGGAAATAGTACTTCTATATAAGCAGTGGTGAGATATCGTCGACCTTATATGAAAACTGCctcattttttatgaaaattgggcgtcatatgtatatttattacaatatatatatactactTCAATTTCGCTGCCGTGCTAAATATGCATATAAGCAGCGAAATCAAAATACAATTTGAATCATTCGATAATTAAAATCTTTACGCAAGATGACGCAAGAgaagaataaatttaaaataaactttttcatatttgtacattttatgcagtttttctttttaaatcacAATCGGAGGTTATTTTATAGAGAAGGGGCGGCTTTTCGTATTTAGACCAATTTAGACTTATTGTTAGACTTGCATTGCTGAGAAAATCTACCGCACGTCGCACGTCGCGTCGCTGCGTATCAGAATGGAGGGGATAAAAAGCGCGACGGTAGAGAAGGAACACTGCGTTTGTCTATATGTACTTGATACATTTATTGATACGGAGCGAACATAACCTCTTCGTTTACAACAGTCTCTACCGTGCGATAATTTGTCGTGAGAAGCTTCGATGATTACACGTCCGTATTTTATAAGATTCGCGTGATATTATTGCAACAATGGCAACCAGGTTATTTCGAATTTTCACAAACGATTTCTCTCCGTCCTCGAGGATTTGTATCGGACAAGTTCGACATGGACATCATATACGAGGAAAACCGCCGACAGTTGCCCGCACCTTGCAACAACGGCTCGCAGGTAAAGCAATCACGACAATAATATTCGCATAAATTCTTCTCCAACAATGTTTCTTTCAGCTTTGAACCAACCGGATCCAGAGACGTCGTTCAAAGTAGATATTGGGTTCGCCGTTCCGAAAGTGTCGAAAGAAGCAACAAAGACTTGGCTGGCTGAGAAAAAGGCTATTGAAAAAGATCCTGATGTGGAGAAGCAATCGAGAAACAAGTTTTGTAAGCGGAACTTCTTCCTCTGGAGGTtttgtttattattaattttacaatgacaaaattattgtttttatagTATCGATCGACATAGATGTAGCAAGAGAGATATGGGTAAAGACAAATAGTCCCTCGGACCTGCATAGAATCGCAGACCATTACAGAGTCTTTCAACATTTATTCAAGGATGCGTATTTCAAACCAGTTGTACCTTTAGAAATAGACTATCAAGTTCAGGATGATGAATTCGTCAGAGTTTATACAGGGAATGTTATAAAGCCTAGCGAAGCGCGTGAACCTCCGAATGTTAATTATTCGGCGAAGGATGACACTTTATGGACTTTGATCATGAGTACACCGGATGGTAACTTGCAAAAATGGAATAGCGAGTATTGTCACTGGTTCGTGTGAGTATTGAATTAATCCAATGTCGATGTAAATCATTTTAGGTAATTATAATAGGCAACTGTAATGTTATTTGTAGAGGTAACATTCCTGGGAACGCAGTGGAAAAGGGAGAACAAATAGTGGATTACATGAAGCCCATTCCATCCAGAGGAATTGGATATTATCGTTACATATTCGTGCTTTACAAGCAAAATAAGCGTTTAGATTATTCTAAATATGAAAAGGCTCAACCTTGGTAAATAACACAGAACCCATTCGATGCTTGATGTACGatgtaatttacattttatttgtaCAGTCTGCAGTTGGAAGAACGCAATTGGACAACGCTAGAATTTTACCGGGAGTATCAAGACGATCTTACGCCCGCGGGTTTAGCATTTTTCCAGAGTGATTGGGACTCTTCGGTAACAGAATTTTATCATTCGTCGTTAGGTGTGTATGCTTGTTGGAATTACTTTGATCCGATGAAATCACAGTTATTCTACATCGAGTCTAGAATCTGTTGTACTTCTTTTTTCGTAGATGCGGCGGAACCAATATTCCAGTACAAGTTCCCGAACCAATACGTTAAGCGGCAGGAATGGTTCCCACTGAGACAACCTTTCAATCTTTATATGGACCATCACAGAGATCCTAAAGAGACGATGAAGTATTATCTATTGAGAAAATTGAAGAACGTTCATCCTTTCAGAGAACCGAAACCGCCTTTGAAGTA
This genomic interval carries:
- the Mrpl38 gene encoding mitochondrial ribosomal protein L38, translated to MATRLFRIFTNDFSPSSRICIGQVRHGHHIRGKPPTVARTLQQRLAALNQPDPETSFKVDIGFAVPKVSKEATKTWLAEKKAIEKDPDVEKQSRNKFLSIDIDVAREIWVKTNSPSDLHRIADHYRVFQHLFKDAYFKPVVPLEIDYQVQDDEFVRVYTGNVIKPSEAREPPNVNYSAKDDTLWTLIMSTPDGNLQKWNSEYCHWFVGNIPGNAVEKGEQIVDYMKPIPSRGIGYYRYIFVLYKQNKRLDYSKYEKAQPCLQLEERNWTTLEFYREYQDDLTPAGLAFFQSDWDSSVTEFYHSSLDAAEPIFQYKFPNQYVKRQEWFPLRQPFNLYMDHHRDPKETMKYYLLRKLKNVHPFREPKPPLKYPNAIPFEKDTPSWLRLQIKKERLGWGRVNDM